One genomic window of Daphnia pulex isolate KAP4 chromosome 10, ASM2113471v1 includes the following:
- the LOC124204510 gene encoding glycerol-3-phosphate phosphatase-like, with protein sequence MAAVKLSKDIVRSFVNSFDTVLFDCDGVLWAGSKIINRAIETVNYLKESGKQIFYVTNNSTKTRSQYLEKLTKLGFNAEENEIATSGYLVASYLQSINFKQTAYLIGSKGFAEELENHGIKHTQIGPDVMPTEMQYYVNGKIEMEEDVGAVVIGFDEHLSYPKILKAANHLANPDCLFLASNADETFPMEIPLVVPGTGVMVRAVETASLRTAKVFGKPSVAMFEAISKKCKIDPKRTLMIGDRCNTDISFGKNCQLTTLLVLTGVTSLKQLEQYKNNEQHILIPDFYTDSLGDLLDLLEQ encoded by the exons ATGGCTGCCGTCAAACTGTCAAAAGATATTGTGCGATCTTTTGTCAATTCTTTCGACACGGTTCTCTTTGACTGTGATG GCGTGCTATGGGCTGGAAGTAAAATTATAAATCGCGCAATTGAGACGGTCAATTATTTGAAAGAGTCCggcaaacaaatattttacgtGACGAATAACAGCACCAAAACAAGATCTCAATATCTTGAAAAGTTGACAAAACTAGGATTTAATGCAGAAGAA AATGAAATTGCTACATCGGGTTATCTAGTTGCATCATACCTACAATCTATTAACTTTAAGCAAACAGCCTATCTAATTGGTAGCAAAGGCTTTGCCGAAGAACTGGAAAACCATGGAATTAAACACACTCAGATTGGG CCAGATGTTATGCCAACTGAGATGCAGTATTATGTcaatggaaaaattgaaatggaagaagatgtTGGAGCTGTTGTGATAGGATTTGATGAACACTTAAGTTACCCTAAAATACTCAAAGCAGCCAACCATCTAGCCAACCCAGACTGTCTCTTCCTAGCATCAAATGCAGATGAAACGTTTCCAATGGAAATTCCACTAGTTGTTCCTGGAACTGGGGTTATGGTTAGAGCCGTTGAAACAGCTTCACTACGAACTGCCAAAGTATTTGGGAAGCCATCAGTTGCAATGTTTGAGGCCATTTCAAAGAAGTGCAAGATTGACCCAAAGAGGACTTTGATGATTGGAGATCG GTGCAATACAGACATAAGTTTTGGAAAGAACTGCCAACTGACAACTCTTCTGGTCTTAACTGGTGTTACAAGCCTGAAACAACTTGAACAGTACAAAAACAATGAACAACATATTCTGATACCAGATTTTTATACAGAC